The stretch of DNA GGCGCCGGGGCCGGTGAGAACGACGAGATGGGCGCCCGGTCCGGCCGAGGTGAGAATCAGATAGGTGTGGGCCAGTTCGATGAGCGCCTGCCGCACCGGGCCGCCGCCGAAGTCCATGCTGACGCCCTTGCTGAGGCTCATCAGGCCGGACGCGGTCGCCGCCAGCCGCTCGGCGTCGTCACGCGGGAATCCGGTGGACTTGCTGACGACCAGTCCGTCCTCGGAGAGCACGACGGCGTGGTTGACGTCGGCGACCCGTTCCACGAGACCGGTCAGCAGCTGGTCGAGCTGCGTGTGCGTGGCGGGGGTGGGGCGTGTCATATGGCTGTCCTTCATGTGCGGTCGGCGGGCGAAGTCGAGGGTGGATGTCCCCCCGGCTCGAACACGGTCGAGGCCTTGGGGGTGGCGGTGCCTGCGGCGGGAACGCGCGCATCGGAGCCGTTCGGTCCGGAGCCGTTCGGTCCGGAGCCGTTCGGTCCGGAGCCATCCGGTGTGGCGCCGTCCGTTGCGGCGGCCTCCTCCGGGTCGTCGGCCCTTTCCTGGGTGTCGTCGTGCCGGGCCTCGCGTGTGCCGCGCTGGAAGCCGGCCAGGGAGGAGGCGGCGCGTTCGGCGGTGAAGTCGTCGAGGGGGTCGTCCTCGACGACGGGTACGGCCTCTCCACGCAGCTCGGCGGCCAGACTGGTCTGCGGCACCCGACGCGGCAGCGGGGAGAGCCCCGGCTCACGTGTCCGTTCCGCCCTGTGTCCGCTGTCACCCGCACGGAAGGCGTTCTGCCCCGCGGACGGCTTCCTCCGCCGGGCGTCGACGGCGGGGGTCGAGCCCTTCCCGGTCAGTTCCGGACGCCCCGGTCCGGGCACCCGCACGGGCTCGGACGGCTGCGGCCGCGTCTGCGGGGAGCTGGCGGCCTCGGGCACCACGATGTCGTGCGGGACGAGCACGATCGCGGTGGTCCCGCCGTAAGGCGAGGAGCGCAGGGTCACGGTGATGCCGTGCCGGGTGGCCAGGCGGGCGATGACGAACATGCCGAGCCGCAGGTCGTCGGCGAGCGCCACCACGTCGAACTGCGGGGACACGGCCAGATGAGCGTTGAGCTGGGCGTAGTCCTCCTCGGACATACCGAGGCCGCGGTCCTCGACCTCGATGACGAGGCCCTTGGCCACCATCGCGGCCCGCACTCCGACGGGGCTCGGGGCGGCGGAGTACGCGGTCGCGTTGTCGATGAGCTCGGCCAGCAGATGGATGACGTCGGCCACCGCGGGCGGGGCGACGTACACCTCCTCGTCGGTGTGCACCTCCACCCTCTGGTACTCGGCGACCTCGCCGACGGCGCCGCGCAGGATGTCGATCAGCGCGACCGGTTCGGTCCAGCTGCGCCGTGGCTGCTCGCCGCTGATGATGACGAGGTTCTCCTCGTAGCGGCGCAACTGGCTCGCCGTGGAGTCCAGTTCGTACAGGCCCTGGAGGACCTCCGGGTCCTGGTGCCGCCGTTCCAGCGCGTCGAGCTTGCTGAGCTGAAGGTTGATCAGGTTCTGGCTCTGCCGGGCGATTCCGAGGATCACCTTCTGGAAACCGCGTCGGGTGTCGGCGAGTTCGACCGCGGTGTGCACGGCCGTACGCTGCGCGGTGTTGAAGGCCTGGGCGACCTGGCCGAGTTCGTCGGTGCCGTAGTCCAGCGGCGGCGTCGCGGAGTCCACGTCCACCTTCTCGCCCCGCTCCAGCCGGGCCACCACGTCGGGCAGCCGCTCCTCCGCCAGGCGGAGCGTGGCGATCCTCAGCCCCAGCAGCCGCCGGGACAGGGACCGGGTGATCCGCCAGGACATGCCGACGCACAGGACCAGGGCGGCCAGGCCGGCCGCGCTCAGGACGGCGGACTTCAGCAGCAGCCCGTGCGCTCGGTCGGCACTGCGGTCGAGCAGCGCGACCGTCTGCTGCCGGATCAGCGTCGAGTACTGGACGGACAGCTTGTCGATCGCGGCGCCCCATCTCGCGCGCGCGTCAGGCAGCGCGAACCCGCGCGCGCCGGTGGCCTTGCCCCGGGCCGAGAGCACCTGGTCCTCGACGACTTCCAGCGTGCGCCACTCCGCCGACTGCAGGATCCGCTCGGTCTGCGTCTTCGTGCTGCCCTGGAGCGAGGGAACGATCTGGTCCTCGACGAGCCAGCGGCGGGTGTGGACCAGTTGGGCGAACCTGTCCCACGCCTCCTGGTCCATGCGTTTGGACGACCACGCCAGGGTGAGCTGCGCGTCCTCCTGGGAGACCAGCTCCGCGGCGTGCTCCAGCGCCACGAGCGGACCGGCCTGGGAGGTGAGGTCGCCGTCGTCGACCTGCGAGAGCTCCTGGAAGGCATGGATCTGGTCGTCGATGATCGCGGTGTACTGGTCCAGGGCCTGTTCACCGGTGATGTCCGTCGGTTTGTCCACCTGGCCCCGGTAGTACTCCAGGCTGCCCACCGACGCGACGACCGAGTACATCCGGTTCTTGATGCGGGCGGGGGCCTGCCTGATCGAGTCGGCCTGGCCGACCAGTTCGGCGACCGCCTTGTCCGTGGTCAGGCGCTGCGCGTCCAGGGCGGCCCGGGAGCCGTGCGGGGACGCCAGCCACGCCGCCGACAGCCCGCGCTCCTGCTGGAGGGCGAGCGCCGCGTCGGTTCCCATGGCGCCGGTCGACCTGCTCAGCGCTGTCTGTGAGCGCAGCCGGAGGCCCTCGGAGAACATCTGGGTCGTGGTCACACCCCACATGGCGGCGAGCGCGACGGTGGGGACCAGGGCCAGGAGGACCAGTGAGAGCCGTATCGAACCGAGACGGCGCCGGGAACCTGTCGGTGTCCGTGGAGACATCATCGTCCTAGAGCGATCTGCGGGAAGACGGGGAAGGGAAGAACGAGCGGGCGGGGTGACGGCGCGTCCGGTACGGGCCGGGAGACGCGTGGGACGCCGTCGGCGCAGGTGACGGGCGATCGGGAGAAGGACCGTGTCGTCATGTCACCGGCGCCCCGTACCCGGCATGTCCTCAGCGCGTGCCGCCGGCGGCCAGCTTGGCCACCGACGCGACGTTCGTCTTGGTCACGAAGGCAGGACCGGTGAGCACCGGAGCGACGCCGCCACCGCTCACATTGCCGTTGGACCTGTAGAGCCAGAGCGCGTCCACGGCCAGATAGCCCTGGAGGTAGGGCTGTTGGTCCACCGCGAACTGCACATCTCCGTCCTGAACCGCCTTGACCAGTTCCTTGTTCAGGTCGAAGGTGGCGATGTGCGCCCTGCTGCCTGCCTTGTGCACGGACTTGACCGCGGCCAGCGCGAACTGCGCTCCGTTGGTGACCACTTCGTCGATGTCGTGGTCCAACCGCAGTCGGGCCGCGACCGACTCGGTCAGGGCGTCCATGTCGGTGCCGTCGCTGTAGAGCATGTCGGTCCTGCCGCCGAAGGCCTTCTTCACACCGGCGCAGCGCGCCTCCAGCGAGATGTTGCCCCGCTCGTGGATGACGCACAGGGCGTGCTTGGCCCCCAGGTCGTCCAGCTTGTCCCCGACGGCCCGGCCCGCGACACTCTCGTCCTGGCCGAAGTACTGCAGCACACCGCTGGAACGCCAGGACCCGATACCGGAGTTGAGCCCGACCACGGCTATGCCCGCCGCCTTGGCCTCCGCGATCGGCCCCTTCATCGCATCCGGCTTGGCCAGCGTCAGCGCGATGCCGTCGACCCCCTCCCGGATCGCGTCCCGCACCAACTTCGCCTGCCCGGCGGCATCGGCGTCGCTCGCGTAGGTCAGCTCGACGCCGTCCTTGGCCGCGGCCACCTCGGCGCCCTTGCGGACCAGTTGCCAGAAGGCGTCTCCCTCGGCCCCATGGGTGACCATGGCGACCTTGAGCCCGGACGCACCGGATACCCGCGCGCTTGATTCGGACTGCGCGTCTCCGGAGCCGGAGCAGCCGGAAATGAGCAGGCAGACGGCGGCGGCGGCCGTCAGCGCGGTGCCGGGGGCGGATCTGCGGTACTTGTGCGAAGGAGGAGTCTTCATGAGGGTGCGGCACCTCACTGTGCAGCCGAGCATGGAGCAAACGGGGGGAGGGACTGGGGCGGAGGGCCGACGGACGTACGACCGGGCGGGTGGCTCTCGTTGAGCCGGAGCCAACCGCGTGTGACGCCCGGTAGTCAAGTGATCGGCGACCTGTCGTGGCTTGTTGCTGCCGCATTGTGATCATCTGCCTTTTACGGCGGCACGATGGAGGCCCGGTACGTCCCGCACGCCGGGCGCCTGCGCGTGAGCGGCCATCCGGCGAGGTGAGCGCGCTGGTGCGAGGAGGGCGGCGGAGGAACCGGAGTCCGGCGGGGCCCGGTTGACCTTGCCGGTCCTTTTGTCGCGCGTCTATAGTTCGGCACCCGGCGCAGACGCCGGTTCCGCCGCTCGACGCCACCGTCGAGGACGCCGTCGACCCGGCCCTGTCCGACCCGTACGAGCTCGAAGCGGCGATGCGCCAGTGCGCCCGCCCGCGTCGGCTGCGGGCCGTCACCGGGCCGGCCCGTCACCGGTCGGAGAGTTCCGCGAGTCTGCGGGCGAGCATGGCTCGTTCTGGTTCGTTGCCGACGAGGTCGAGGGCGACCCGGTAGGCAGCGGCGGCCTCGGAGGTGCGGCCCAGCCTTCTCAGCAGGTCGGCCCGCGCTGCGGGAAGCAGGTGGTAGCCGCGCAGTTCCTCGGCCTCGGTGAGGGCGTCCAGCAGGGCAAGCCCCGCCTCGGGGCCGTCGCGCATGGCAACGGCCACGGCCCGGTTCAGCGCGACCAGCGGGAATGGCTCGATCTGAAGCAGCACGTCGTAGAGCGCGACGATCTGCGGCCAGTCGGTCGCTTCGAAGCCGGTCGCCTCGTCGTGCAGTGCCGCGATCGCCGCTTGCACCGCGTACGGTCCGACACCGGGACCCGTCAGGGCCGGTACGACGAGCCGTCGCCCCTCGGCGATGAGGCCGGCGTCCCACAGAGCGCGGTCCTGGTCTTCGAGCAGCACCTGGCCTCCCGCGGCGTCGGTCCTGGCCGCGCGCCGCGCGTCGGTGAGGAGGAGCAGCGCGAGCAGCCCCGTCACCTCTCGTTCTCCGGGAAGCAGCCGGTGCAGGATACGGGCGAGCCGGATGGCTTCGTCGGCCAGATCGGGGCGGACGAGGTCGTCGCCGGAGCTGGCGGCGTACCCCTCGGTGAAGACGAGGTAGACGACTCGGAGCACGCTGGGCAGCCGCGCGGGCAGTTCGTCCGGCCCCGGGACGCGGAACGGGATGCGCGCACTGCGGATCTTGCGTTTCGCGCGCACGATGCGCTGGGCCATCGTCGCGGTGGGCACCAGGAATGCCCGGGCGACCTCGGGTGTGGTCAGGCCGGCGAGAAAGCGCAGCGTCAGCGCGGTCTGTGCCTCCGGAGAGAGCGCGGGGTGGCAGCAGGTGAAGAACAGTTGCAGCCGCTCGTCGGGGATGTCGTCGAAGCCGGGCTCGGCGGGTACCACGGCGGCGGCCCGGTCGCTCTCCACCTGGAGGACCGCCAGCCGCTCCGCGTACGCGCGGTCGCGCCGGATCCGGTCGATGGCCTTGCGGCGTGCCGTGGTGAGCAACCAGGCCAGTGGCTTGTCCGGCACTCCGTCGACCGGCCACCGCTCCAGCGCGGCCTCGATCGCGTCGGAGGCGGTCTCCTCGGCAAGATCGAGATCTCCGAACCGTGCCGCGAGCAGGGCGAGCAGCCGGCTCCGGTCCTCGCGGAACACCGCCTCCACGGAGCGGGCCGCTCGCCGCTCGTTCACGACTGATCCGGCTCCCAGACCGTGCGGACCTCGACGGTGCCGTACCGGGCACCGGGGCACCGGGCCGCCCAGTCGAGCGCCGCGTCGAGGTCGGGAACATCGATCAGGTAATAGCCGCCGACGATCTCCCGGGTCTCGGCGAACGGCCCGTCGGTCACGACGCGCTCCCCATTCACGCGGACGCGTACGGTGGTCGCGTTCGAGAGGTCCAGGGCGTTGCCGTCCAGCTTGACGCCGGCATCGGAGACGGCCTTCTCGAACGCCATGAACTCTTCCACGGTCGGTCCCTCGGCCGGTCGTTCCTCGGTGGAGTCGGGCGACAGGGTGTTGATCAGCAGCAGGTACTTCACGGGGCGCTCCTCGTGCCTGGGGTTGGTTGCGCGGATACGCGGATATGACGAATGGCCGCGGGGAGAATCGACAGGACGACCGGAGAAATCTTGTCAGGGCGCCCCAGGCCCTGCCTCGTGACCGGGCGTGCTCTTCGGTCACCTCTTCGGTCACCGTGACCGAAGAGCACGCCCGGTCGCGCCGAGATCAGTGCGCACCGCCCGCGCGGGGGGCCGTCAGGTACCGACGACGACGCCGTTGCTGATCACCGCGCTCGGCGTCCTCACTGCTGTGATGTCCTCCAGCGGATTACCGGCGAGCAGCACCGCGTCCCCACGGAAGCCCTGCGCCAGCCGCCCCGCGCTGCCGCTCAGTCCGGTCAGCCGCGCCGCCGCCGTCGTGGCGGTGCGGATGGCGTCCAGGGCCGGCAGGCCGGCCTGCTGCATCAGCACCACCTCGCCGCCGATCGGATCGATCTGTCCCCCGGCGGAATCGGTGCCCGCCGCCAGCGGAACGCCCATGTCGTGCGCCGTGCACACGGCTTGCCGCAGTACGGGGAGGAACTCGCGCCCGCGCGCGGCGAGTACGGGGTCGTCGGATTCGGCCAGCCCGGCGATGGCGGTCAGGGTGGGCGTGAAGTACGTGCCGCGGCGCCGCATTTCGTGCAGCGTGTCCTCGGCGACGAAGACCCCGTGCTCCAGACTGCGGATGCCCGCCAGGACGGCGTCTCGGCAGCCTTGTTCGCTGTAGCTGTGGCAGAGGACGCCGGCGCCGCGGCGCCGCGCCGCCGCCACTACCGTGGCGAGTTGGTCACGGTTGTACACCTGGCGCAGCGGGTCCTGGTCCGGCAGGCCCGCACGGTCGTTGACCCGCGTCTTGATGACGTCCGCGCCCCGGTTCAGGTTCACGTCGACCACCCGGCGCAGCGCCTCGGACGAGCGGACGCCGTCCTTGAGGCGGGCCAGCGGGGCGAGGTCGGGGTCGGCCAGGATCGTGTCGCCGAGGTCGGGGGTGACGAAGAGGCCGGCGGCCCGCGTCCGCGGCGCCCGGTCCGGGGCCCACCGGGCCAGTTCGCGCACGGCGATGTCCTGGTAGAAGGTGGTGGATCCGCTGCGCACGCTGGTCGCCCCCTGACGCAGGGCCGTTCCGGCCTCGCTGAGGGAGGTGATGTGGATGTGCGCGTCGACCAGGCCGGGGAGTACCCATCGGCCGTGGGCGCCGACCACGCTCACGCCCGCTCGCAGCGCCGCGCGGGCGCGCCGGGTGGCGTCCCGGCTGCCCGCGGCCCGCACGGTGCCGTCCACGATGACGACCACGGAGTCGGCGGTCACCTCCCCGGTCAGCGGATCGAGGAGGGTGCCGCCGTCGATGACGAGGGTGCCTCCGGACGGCGCCGGGCCGGTGCCGGGCGCCTTCCGGTCCGGCGTGGGCGTACGGTCGGCCGCCTCGGCGGTGCCGGCGAGCAGGGACGCGCCGGCCAGTGCCATCGCGGTGGCGAGGACGCCGCGCCGGGCGACGTGTGAGGGCGGCGGCTGATGGTGGTCCAGACACATGGTGATGGCCTCTCAGTGGTGGGGACGGGGGGAGGCGGGGTGTGGGGAAGGGTGGGAGCCGGCCGCGCGACGGCGGGGCTTCCAGCCGGGTCGGGGAACCGCGTCCAGGAGGGCTTTGGTGTACTCCTCCTGCGGGGCGCGCAGCAGTTGCCGGGTCGGCCCGCGCTCGACCACGCGGCCGGCGGACATCACGATCGCCGTGTCGCTGATCTGGTTGACGACCGCCAGGTCGTGCGAGATGAACACGTAGCTGATGCCGCTGCGTCCGCGGATGTCGGTGAGCAGGTTGAGGATCTGCGCCTGCACGGAGACGTCCAGCGCCGCGACCGCCTCGTCCAGCACCAGAACCTGCGGTTCGACGGCGATCGCACGGGCGATGGCGACGCGTTGCCGCTGCCCGCCGGAGAGCTGGCGGGGCAGCATCGTGGCGTGCCGGTCGCTCAGCCCCACGGCCTCCAGCAGCTCCAGGGACCGGCCGCGCCGCTCCTTCGCGCTCAGCGGGAAGTGCAGGGCGAGGCTGGTCTCGATGACGTCCCCGATGCGCTGCAACGGGTCCAGTGACGAGTACGGGTCCTGGAAGACCATCTGGATCTCCCGGGCCCGGCGGCGCCGTTCGGCCGAGCCGGTTCGGCCCGTCCGCGGTCGTCCGCAGACGCTGATCGTGCCGGCCGTGGGGGTTTCCAGGCCCAGCAGCATGCGGGCGACGGTGGTCTTGCCCGAGCCGGACTCGCCCACGACGGCCAGTGATTCACCGCGGGCGAGGGTGAAGGACAGGTCGTCGACGGCGACCGCGCCCTTCCCGTAGACCTTGCGCAGACCTTCCGCCCTGACCAGGATCTCGGTCACGGTTCCTCCGCTCGTATGCAGGCGACGTGGGCGTTGCCCACCGCGCGCAGCGCCGGGCGGGCGGTGGAGCACTCCGGTGTGGCGACGGCGCAGCGGGGTGCGAAGGCGCAGCCTTCGCCCGCCTCGAAGGCGGCGACCGCCCGGCCGGGGACCACGGGCAGCGGATGGACGACCTGGTCGATACTCGGTCGGGATGTCAACAGGCCACTGCTGTAGGGATGCAGGGGGGATCCGGTGAGTGCCTCGGCGGACTGCACCTCCACGATCCGTCCGGCGTACATGACGCCGATGCGGTCGCAGGTCGCCGCGGCGAGTTCGAGGTCGTGGGTGATCAGCAACATGGCCATACCGCGGTCCCGGCGCAGTTCGTCCAGGATGGCCATCACCTCCGACTGGGTGGTCACGTCCAGAGCGGTCGTGGGCTCGTCCGCGAGCACCAGGTCGGGTTCCACGGCCAGCACCGACGCGATCATGACGCGCTGGAGCAGTCCGCCGGACAACTCGTGCGGATGCTGCCGCATCCGGCGTTCGCCGTCGGTGATGCCGACATCGGCGAGGAGACGGACGGCCTTGGCGTGTGCCTCCTTCGGGAGCACCGACAGGTTGGAGACCAGCGCCTCGGTGAGGAAGTCACCGATGCTGCGGACCGGGTTGATGTGCGCCCGGGGGTCCTGGAAGATCATCGCGATCCGCCGCGACCGCAGGGCGCGCAGCTCCCGCGCCCCGAGATCGAGAACCGGTGTGCCGTCGAACTGGATCCGGCCGCTCAGCCGTGCGCCGGGCGGGGTCAGCCGAAGGACGGACCGCGCGGTCATCGACTTGCCCGAGCCGGATTCACCGACGAGGCCGACGGCTTCGCCCGGGGCGACGGTGAGGCCGACGTCGTCGACGAGTGTCCGCCATTGCCCGCGGCCGGCCGGAACCTCCAGCCGCAACTGGTCCAGGACCAGGATATCGTTGCTCATCGCGCACTCCCTTGCTCAGCACCCATCCGGTCGCCGAGCACCGTCACCGCGACCACCACGACCACGATCAGCACGCCCGCGCTGATGGCCTCCATCGGCTGGCCGCGCATCGCGCCGTCCAGTCCGCTCTTGACCATCAGGCCCCAGTCGGCGGCCGGCGGCTGAACGCCGAGTCCGAGGAACGAGATCGCGGCCAGGTCGATGATCGCGAAGCCGAGGGCCGACACCGACTGGGCGACGATCAGCGGGCGCAGGTTGGGCAGCAGGTGGCGCCCGCAGATGGCGACGGCCGATCTGCCCTGGAGCCAGGCGGCCGAGACGTAGGGGAGGCCGCGTTCCCGCAGCGCGGCGCTGCGGACGACGCGGGCCACGTACGGCGTGTACGCCACGGCCAGGCCGATGACCACTCCCGTCATACCGGGACCGACCACGGCCACGGTCACCAGGGCGAACACGATGCCGGGCACCGCGAACAGCACGTCGAGCAGCCGGGAGATGACGGCGTCGACCCGGCCTCCGGACCACGCGGCGACGATCGCGAGCGTGGTGCCCACCACGGTGGACAGCGCGATGGTGACCAGCGGGCCCAGCAGCGTCGTACGGGCCCCGAACATCAGCCGCGACAGAATGTCCCGGCCGAGCGCGTCACCACCGAGCAGGTGGCTGCCGGTGCTTCCGGACAGCGCGTTGAAGAGGTCGGGCCGATTCGGATCGTAGGGCGCCAGCAGCGGCGCACAGGCGCTGACCACGGCGACGACCGCGAGAACTGCCAGTGCGGTGAGGCCCGTCGGGCCCAGGCGTGCCTTCATGACGCCTCCCCGGGAGACAGACGGGGGTCGATGAGCGAGTAGCACAGGTCGACCACCAGGTTGACGATGACGAACGCGGAGACCAGGACGAGAACGACGCCCTGCACCACGGCGAAGTCCCGCTGGAGAATGGCCCGTACGAGCAGCGAGCCGAGACCGTCCAGCGCGAAGATGTTCTCGACGACCACGGAGCCCGCGATCAGTCCGGCCACGGTGAGGCCCATGACGGTCACGACCGGGATCGACGCGTTGCGCAGCACGTGCCGGCGGACGATGTGGGACTCGGAGAATCCGCGGCTGCGTGCCGTCTCCACGTGTTCGCGGCTCAACTCCGCGCCCACCGAGGCGCGGGTGATGCGGGCCAGGAAGCCGGCGCTGCCGAGGCTGAGGGCGATGGCGGGCAGCGTCAGGTGATACAGCCGGTCGTCCAGGCCCGATCCCGGGCCGAAGACCGGGAACCAGCCCAGCCCCAGGGCGAAGACGACGACCAGCACCACGCCCACGACGAAGGTGGGAGTGGCCAGGAAGACGCTGTTGACCACGGAGACGGCCGCGTCGACCGGGCCCCGGCGCAGCGCTCCGAGCAGTCCGAGGGCGATGCCCACCACGACGATGATCACCGTGGCGTACAGCACCAGCAGCCCCGTCGTCGCCAGCCGGGTGGACATCAGGGCGGACACGTCCTGTCGGTAGACCAGGGACTGACCGAAGTCACCGTGCAGCGCGTCGCCCAGCCAGCTGAAGTAGCGGACCAGGAACGGCTCGTCGAGGTGGTACTGATGACGGATCGCCGCGATCTGCTCGGGGCTGCCGCTGCGGTTGCCCAGCAGGAACGCCATCGGTCCGCCGGGAACCGTGTAGAGCAGCCCGTACACCAGGAACGAGGCCACGAGGAGGACCGCCGCGAGCGCGGCCAGCCGTCGCGCCAGGAATGTCAGCCACCTCATCGCGCACCGATCCCGGCGGCCCAGGGGTAGTACAGGTACGAGAACGAGGCGACCGCTCCGGTGATCCGCTTGTTCATGTAGAGGATGACGGGCAGGGAGGAGATCGGCGTCCAGGGCACGTCCCGGCTGACGGCGGTCTGGATTCCGCCGACCAACTCGGCCCGCTGCTGCGGGTCGTAGGCGGCCTGGGCCTGTCTGACGGCGCCGTCCACCGATGCGTAGTCGTCGAAGTTGGACCGGCCGCCCTTGGTGAACACGCGGTAGACGTCCAGGGGATCGGGCATGTTGCCGTACCAGGTGCTCAGGAAGGCGTCGATGCCTTCGCGGGCCTTGGGGTCGCTGTAGAGGTTGCCGTACTGCTCGACCGGGATGACCTTGATCCTGACGTCGAGCCCGAGGTCCTCGCCGGCGGCCTTGATGATGCTCGCTGTCTGTTCGTGCACCGCCGAACTTCCCTGGATGCCGATGGTGAGGGGGCGGGACGGCTTGCCGGCGGCCTTCAGGAGCCGCTTGGCGCGGGCGAGGTCGGGCTTCGCCGCGGGCAGAGCGTCGTGTGCGGCGCGGAAGGTGTCCGCGGCGTAGCCCCAGTAGTCGGAGTTGGCCAACGTGCTCTCCGGGGCCGCGGCCCCCTGGAAGATCACCCGGGCGATTCCCGGGCGGTCGAGGGCGGCCGACAGTGCCTCACGCACGCGTGGGTCGGCGTACGGGCCGGACTTGGCGGCGCCGAGCAGGGCCCAGAAGGTGAGGGAGCGGCCGAGGGTGACCGAGCCGGTGGGGGAGTCGACGAGTTGACTGAGTCCGGCAGGGGGGAGGTAGAAGTACTGCCCGTCGACCTCGCCGGACCGCAGTGCGTTGACCGCGGTGGTCTCGTCGGCGATGAACCGGAACACCAACGTCTTTGATTTCGCCTTGAGTTCGGCGTTCCAGTAGTCGTCATTGCGAGTCAGCCGAAGGGAGTCGCCGGGCTTCCAGCCGGCGAACTTGAAGGGTCCGGTGCACATGACTCCGCCTGTGGGAGAGCCGAGGTTCTTTCCGGCCTTGTCCAGGAACGATTTCTCCACGACGGCGCCGGCGGCGGTCGCCATGGCCTGGTTGAAGAGCACGTCGGGCTGCTTGAGGTCCACCGTGACCTGGTACGGCCCGGTCGCCTTGATGGAGGCGACGGTCTCGAAGTAGTCGCTCCACCAGGTGCCCAGCGTCGGGTCGAGGTGGCGGTTGAGGCTGGCCGCCACGTCGTCGGCGGTCATCTGCTCGCCGTCCCAGAACCTGACGTTCTTGCGCAGCGTGTAGACCCACCGGGTCGGGGTCGGATTCTCCGCCTTCACAGCGAGACCGGGGCGGATCTTCAGGTCGGGGGTGAGCCGCATCAGACTCTCGCACATGTTCGCGAGCGCGGTGTTCTCGGCGTAGTTGAAGGAGCGGATCGGGTCCAGCGTCTGTGGCTCGTAGGGCAGGTTCCAGGTGATCCGGTCCACGCCGTGGGCGGCCGACGCGGTGGTGGTGGCGAGGTCCGCCGTCGTGAGCGCCGATCCTTGCCCGCCCGGCGCGGTGTTGCCGCAGGCGGTCAGGGCGAGCGCGAGTCCGCCGGTGAGCAGGGCCGGCCTGCGGCGCTTCACCGGGTGGTCCTCTCGAGGCGCCCGTCACGGGCGACGACGTTCCCGGCCCGGACGACCATCGCGGGCAGCGGCCGGTCGACGAGTACCTGCGCGACGGACTCCCCGGCCAGCAGAACGAAGTCGGCGGGGTCGCCGATCCGCAGGTCGGACCGTTCCAGGCCCATGACGTCCGCGCCGCCGTGCGCCGCCACGGCGTAGCACGCCGCCAGTTCCTCGTCGGTGCGGGCATCGGTGCGGTACGCGAGCAGATGCGCCCGCGTGAACATGTCGCCGTCGCCGAACGGGGTCCAGGCGTCCCGCACGCCGTCCGAACCGGCGCCGACCCG from Streptomyces sp. 6-11-2 encodes:
- a CDS encoding amidohydrolase family protein — protein: MCLDHHQPPPSHVARRGVLATAMALAGASLLAGTAEAADRTPTPDRKAPGTGPAPSGGTLVIDGGTLLDPLTGEVTADSVVVIVDGTVRAAGSRDATRRARAALRAGVSVVGAHGRWVLPGLVDAHIHITSLSEAGTALRQGATSVRSGSTTFYQDIAVRELARWAPDRAPRTRAAGLFVTPDLGDTILADPDLAPLARLKDGVRSSEALRRVVDVNLNRGADVIKTRVNDRAGLPDQDPLRQVYNRDQLATVVAAARRRGAGVLCHSYSEQGCRDAVLAGIRSLEHGVFVAEDTLHEMRRRGTYFTPTLTAIAGLAESDDPVLAARGREFLPVLRQAVCTAHDMGVPLAAGTDSAGGQIDPIGGEVVLMQQAGLPALDAIRTATTAAARLTGLSGSAGRLAQGFRGDAVLLAGNPLEDITAVRTPSAVISNGVVVGT
- a CDS encoding roadblock/LC7 domain-containing protein — protein: MTRPTPATHTQLDQLLTGLVERVADVNHAVVLSEDGLVVSKSTGFPRDDAERLAATASGLMSLSKGVSMDFGGGPVRQALIELAHTYLILTSAGPGAHLVVLTGPGADVGVVAYQMNMLVKKIGEHLSAPPRPGADASGNGE
- a CDS encoding substrate-binding domain-containing protein; the protein is MKTPPSHKYRRSAPGTALTAAAAVCLLISGCSGSGDAQSESSARVSGASGLKVAMVTHGAEGDAFWQLVRKGAEVAAAKDGVELTYASDADAAGQAKLVRDAIREGVDGIALTLAKPDAMKGPIAEAKAAGIAVVGLNSGIGSWRSSGVLQYFGQDESVAGRAVGDKLDDLGAKHALCVIHERGNISLEARCAGVKKAFGGRTDMLYSDGTDMDALTESVAARLRLDHDIDEVVTNGAQFALAAVKSVHKAGSRAHIATFDLNKELVKAVQDGDVQFAVDQQPYLQGYLAVDALWLYRSNGNVSGGGVAPVLTGPAFVTKTNVASVAKLAAGGTR
- a CDS encoding ABC transporter ATP-binding protein, producing MTEILVRAEGLRKVYGKGAVAVDDLSFTLARGESLAVVGESGSGKTTVARMLLGLETPTAGTISVCGRPRTGRTGSAERRRRAREIQMVFQDPYSSLDPLQRIGDVIETSLALHFPLSAKERRGRSLELLEAVGLSDRHATMLPRQLSGGQRQRVAIARAIAVEPQVLVLDEAVAALDVSVQAQILNLLTDIRGRSGISYVFISHDLAVVNQISDTAIVMSAGRVVERGPTRQLLRAPQEEYTKALLDAVPRPGWKPRRRAAGSHPSPHPASPRPHH
- a CDS encoding nitrate- and nitrite sensing domain-containing protein; this encodes MSPRTPTGSRRRLGSIRLSLVLLALVPTVALAAMWGVTTTQMFSEGLRLRSQTALSRSTGAMGTDAALALQQERGLSAAWLASPHGSRAALDAQRLTTDKAVAELVGQADSIRQAPARIKNRMYSVVASVGSLEYYRGQVDKPTDITGEQALDQYTAIIDDQIHAFQELSQVDDGDLTSQAGPLVALEHAAELVSQEDAQLTLAWSSKRMDQEAWDRFAQLVHTRRWLVEDQIVPSLQGSTKTQTERILQSAEWRTLEVVEDQVLSARGKATGARGFALPDARARWGAAIDKLSVQYSTLIRQQTVALLDRSADRAHGLLLKSAVLSAAGLAALVLCVGMSWRITRSLSRRLLGLRIATLRLAEERLPDVVARLERGEKVDVDSATPPLDYGTDELGQVAQAFNTAQRTAVHTAVELADTRRGFQKVILGIARQSQNLINLQLSKLDALERRHQDPEVLQGLYELDSTASQLRRYEENLVIISGEQPRRSWTEPVALIDILRGAVGEVAEYQRVEVHTDEEVYVAPPAVADVIHLLAELIDNATAYSAAPSPVGVRAAMVAKGLVIEVEDRGLGMSEEDYAQLNAHLAVSPQFDVVALADDLRLGMFVIARLATRHGITVTLRSSPYGGTTAIVLVPHDIVVPEAASSPQTRPQPSEPVRVPGPGRPELTGKGSTPAVDARRRKPSAGQNAFRAGDSGHRAERTREPGLSPLPRRVPQTSLAAELRGEAVPVVEDDPLDDFTAERAASSLAGFQRGTREARHDDTQERADDPEEAAATDGATPDGSGPNGSGPNGSGPNGSDARVPAAGTATPKASTVFEPGGHPPSTSPADRT
- a CDS encoding RNA polymerase sigma factor, which translates into the protein MNERRAARSVEAVFREDRSRLLALLAARFGDLDLAEETASDAIEAALERWPVDGVPDKPLAWLLTTARRKAIDRIRRDRAYAERLAVLQVESDRAAAVVPAEPGFDDIPDERLQLFFTCCHPALSPEAQTALTLRFLAGLTTPEVARAFLVPTATMAQRIVRAKRKIRSARIPFRVPGPDELPARLPSVLRVVYLVFTEGYAASSGDDLVRPDLADEAIRLARILHRLLPGEREVTGLLALLLLTDARRAARTDAAGGQVLLEDQDRALWDAGLIAEGRRLVVPALTGPGVGPYAVQAAIAALHDEATGFEATDWPQIVALYDVLLQIEPFPLVALNRAVAVAMRDGPEAGLALLDALTEAEELRGYHLLPAARADLLRRLGRTSEAAAAYRVALDLVGNEPERAMLARRLAELSDR
- a CDS encoding YciI family protein — translated: MKYLLLINTLSPDSTEERPAEGPTVEEFMAFEKAVSDAGVKLDGNALDLSNATTVRVRVNGERVVTDGPFAETREIVGGYYLIDVPDLDAALDWAARCPGARYGTVEVRTVWEPDQS